One stretch of Saccharomonospora xinjiangensis XJ-54 DNA includes these proteins:
- a CDS encoding type B 50S ribosomal protein L31 produces the protein MKRGIHPEYHPVVFQDRSTGDAFLTRSTATSDRTIEWSDGKTYPLVTLDVSAYSHPFWTGNRRIVDSAGQVEKFRRRYGDRGTRR, from the coding sequence GTGAAGCGAGGAATCCACCCCGAGTACCACCCCGTCGTCTTCCAGGACCGATCGACCGGTGACGCCTTCCTCACGCGATCGACGGCCACCTCGGACCGCACGATCGAATGGAGCGACGGGAAGACGTATCCACTGGTGACTCTCGACGTCAGCGCGTACTCGCACCCGTTCTGGACCGGCAACCGGCGCATCGTGGACTCCGCGGGGCAGGTCGAGAAGTTCCGGCGCCGCTACGGCGACCGGGGAACGCGGCGGTGA
- the mrf gene encoding ribosome hibernation factor-recruiting GTPase MRF: MTPKHRTPLTLVSGLSPGANHDVTSLLRGDDQRTAVVHHDLRRISSGVVLRTVRLGPDESHTALELAHGCVSCTLREDLLPLLRSLSADPDVERVVLRLDESMEPEQVSWAIHHVLVGDRPVIEDVEIELVVTAFDAGSWLDSAIGDETLAEHGLPGAPDDERTLAQVALAQVEFADVLVSAGAPPDAWTAARTNAVLRRVAPAAPVVALPELSKVAKGAEGLEGVEPSGTARDRLLRVLPSHARRGEVEDPHGSLLRGEPPLRPDCGVAVAVFTARRPFHPGRLYDAIDVLLDGVVRTRGRAWIASQPDTVLWIESAGGGLRIGHLGAWLDSAGAPAWDDVSGERRTLASLRWDPAFGDRHQEIVVVTHDADPQHIEDTLRAALLTDTELAQGRQVWTGWTDPFGQWQQDWQEGWQDDPRDSTERADARASAHGEGNEK; encoded by the coding sequence GTGACCCCCAAGCACCGAACACCCCTGACCCTCGTGAGCGGCCTCTCGCCGGGCGCGAACCACGACGTGACGAGCCTGCTTCGTGGGGACGACCAGCGCACCGCCGTCGTCCACCACGACCTGCGCCGGATCTCCTCCGGCGTGGTGCTGAGAACGGTGCGGCTCGGGCCGGACGAGTCGCACACGGCCCTCGAACTGGCCCACGGCTGTGTTTCGTGCACGCTGCGCGAAGACCTCCTGCCGCTGCTGCGCTCGCTCTCCGCCGACCCCGATGTGGAGCGCGTCGTCCTGCGGCTGGACGAGTCGATGGAGCCGGAACAGGTCAGCTGGGCCATCCACCACGTGCTCGTGGGCGACCGCCCTGTGATCGAGGACGTCGAGATCGAACTCGTCGTGACGGCCTTCGACGCGGGCAGCTGGCTCGATTCCGCGATCGGTGACGAGACACTGGCCGAGCACGGCCTGCCGGGCGCGCCGGACGACGAGCGCACGCTCGCGCAGGTCGCGCTGGCCCAGGTCGAGTTCGCCGATGTGCTCGTGTCCGCAGGCGCCCCGCCCGACGCGTGGACGGCCGCGAGGACGAACGCCGTTCTGCGGCGCGTCGCCCCGGCGGCTCCCGTCGTCGCATTGCCGGAGTTGTCGAAGGTGGCGAAGGGAGCGGAGGGGCTGGAGGGAGTGGAGCCGTCAGGGACGGCGCGGGACCGGCTGCTGAGAGTGCTGCCGTCACACGCCCGCCGTGGTGAGGTGGAGGACCCGCACGGGAGCCTTCTGCGAGGTGAACCACCCCTGCGCCCGGACTGCGGAGTCGCCGTCGCGGTGTTCACCGCCCGAAGGCCGTTCCACCCGGGAAGGCTTTACGACGCGATCGATGTGCTGCTCGACGGCGTCGTGCGCACCCGAGGCAGGGCATGGATCGCGAGTCAGCCCGACACCGTCCTGTGGATCGAGTCAGCAGGCGGAGGTCTCCGGATCGGGCACCTCGGTGCCTGGCTCGACTCGGCAGGGGCGCCTGCGTGGGACGACGTGTCCGGTGAACGCCGCACACTCGCGTCGCTGCGCTGGGACCCGGCCTTCGGCGATCGTCACCAGGAGATTGTGGTCGTCACCCACGATGCCGACCCCCAGCACATCGAGGACACCTTGCGCGCGGCGCTGCTGACCGACACCGAACTCGCGCAGGGCAGGCAGGTCTGGACGGGTTGGACCGACCCCTTCGGACAGTGGCAGCAGGACTGGCAAGAAGGCTGGCAAGACGACCCGCGTGACAGCACCGAGCGCGCCGATGCGCGGGCGAGCGCTCACGGAGAAGGGAACGAGAAGTGA
- a CDS encoding DUF2580 domain-containing protein — protein sequence MTRGFELDPEVLYRGAARLDTAADGANEAANTAGAATGAAEDFGPSAQAQETASAWAALVKTRADEMASLASSTRELAHAVRAAADTYEQADSEHSEDLQQKEMEPTTEQERQRRGESQERQQQESAEAEAEEEARRRGPSEGN from the coding sequence ATGACGCGGGGATTCGAACTCGATCCGGAGGTCCTGTATCGCGGGGCGGCTCGGCTCGACACGGCGGCCGACGGGGCAAACGAGGCCGCGAACACGGCCGGTGCTGCCACGGGCGCAGCGGAGGACTTCGGCCCGAGCGCGCAGGCTCAGGAGACGGCTTCCGCCTGGGCCGCGCTGGTGAAGACCCGCGCCGACGAGATGGCGTCGCTGGCGAGTTCGACGAGAGAACTCGCCCATGCGGTTCGTGCCGCCGCCGACACCTACGAGCAGGCCGACTCCGAACACTCCGAGGACCTCCAGCAGAAGGAGATGGAGCCCACCACGGAGCAGGAGCGGCAGCGGCGCGGCGAAAGCCAGGAGAGGCAGCAGCAGGAGTCCGCTGAGGCCGAGGCAGAGGAAGAGGCGCGCCGCCGTGGCCCCTCCGAAGGCAACTGA
- the rpmB gene encoding 50S ribosomal protein L28, translating to MSAICQVTGRKPGYGKQVSHSHRRTSRRWEPNLQTRRYWVPSEGRWVRLRVSVKGMKTIDKRGIDAVVAELRATGVLR from the coding sequence ATGTCGGCCATCTGCCAGGTCACCGGCCGCAAACCGGGCTACGGCAAACAGGTGTCGCACTCACATAGGCGCACATCACGACGCTGGGAGCCGAACCTCCAGACCCGCAGGTACTGGGTGCCGAGCGAAGGCCGCTGGGTACGTCTTCGCGTCTCGGTCAAGGGCATGAAGACCATCGACAAGCGCGGCATCGACGCCGTCGTCGCCGAACTGCGCGCCACGGGGGTGCTGCGGTAG
- the soxR gene encoding redox-sensitive transcriptional activator SoxR, which translates to MPKLADHLTIGQVARRSGVPHTALRFYEDRGLIFAERTAGNQRRYPRSVLRRIAFIRAAQRVGLTLEQIGEALATLPHDHAPTKADWARLSRGWQDELDARIDALQRLRDQLTGCVGCGCLSLRTCSLNNPDDQIAALGPGAPGLKPRAEGGL; encoded by the coding sequence GTGCCGAAGCTCGCCGACCATCTCACCATCGGACAGGTAGCCCGACGTAGTGGCGTGCCACACACAGCGCTCCGGTTCTACGAGGACCGTGGCCTGATCTTCGCCGAGCGCACTGCGGGCAACCAGCGTCGTTACCCTCGCTCCGTGCTGCGGAGGATCGCGTTCATTCGGGCGGCCCAGCGGGTCGGCCTGACGCTGGAGCAGATCGGCGAGGCGCTGGCCACTCTGCCGCACGACCATGCCCCGACGAAGGCCGACTGGGCGAGGTTGTCACGCGGGTGGCAGGACGAACTGGACGCCCGTATCGACGCGCTCCAGCGCCTTCGCGACCAGCTGACGGGCTGTGTCGGCTGCGGCTGCCTGTCCTTGCGTACCTGTTCCCTCAACAATCCGGACGACCAGATCGCAGCTCTCGGCCCCGGAGCCCCCGGCTTGAAACCGAGAGCCGAAGGCGGTCTCTGA
- the rpsN gene encoding 30S ribosomal protein S14: MAKKSAIARNNRRKVMVARYAERRAELKAVIRSPRSTPEAKAAAVSALQAMPRDASRTRVRNRDAIDGRPRGYVRAFGLSRIHLRDLAHRGELPGVRKSSW; the protein is encoded by the coding sequence ATGGCCAAGAAATCCGCGATCGCCCGCAACAACCGGCGAAAGGTCATGGTGGCGCGGTACGCGGAGCGCAGAGCCGAACTCAAGGCCGTCATCCGCTCGCCGCGCTCCACACCGGAGGCGAAGGCCGCCGCCGTGTCGGCCCTGCAGGCCATGCCCCGCGACGCGAGCCGCACGCGTGTCCGCAACCGCGACGCGATCGACGGCCGCCCGCGCGGGTACGTCCGCGCGTTCGGCCTTTCCAGGATTCACCTGAGGGACCTGGCCCATCGGGGCGAGCTGCCCGGGGTCCGGAAATCGAGCTGGTGA
- a CDS encoding WXG100 family type VII secretion target, protein MSFQHTALARAATSDDLVLLSRAAGAIGSPDPIVALRHMDCDPPAVIAHADQVERSAARLRDASGEYRAGVGEISGGWSGEAHDAFAASAAELGSRYDNTLEKTEQTAKAGRDVAGNLDSLATGTAADAMSIAASVGEQCRQVLSGEREPQAVEAVNEACREIVKRVQSSVASVGELAATLSAIG, encoded by the coding sequence ATGAGTTTCCAGCACACCGCCCTCGCGCGAGCCGCGACGTCGGACGATCTCGTTCTGCTTTCCCGAGCGGCAGGCGCGATCGGCTCGCCGGACCCGATCGTCGCGTTGCGGCACATGGACTGCGATCCGCCTGCCGTCATCGCACATGCCGACCAGGTGGAGCGTTCCGCCGCACGGCTGCGGGACGCGTCGGGCGAATACCGGGCAGGCGTCGGGGAGATCAGCGGCGGCTGGTCCGGCGAAGCTCACGACGCCTTCGCGGCGAGCGCGGCCGAGCTGGGGTCGCGATACGACAACACGCTGGAGAAGACGGAGCAGACCGCGAAGGCAGGCCGTGACGTGGCGGGGAACCTCGACTCGCTGGCGACGGGCACGGCGGCTGACGCCATGTCGATCGCGGCGTCGGTCGGCGAGCAGTGCAGGCAGGTGCTTTCCGGCGAACGGGAACCGCAGGCGGTGGAGGCGGTCAACGAAGCCTGCCGGGAGATCGTCAAACGCGTGCAGAGTTCGGTCGCGTCTGTCGGAGAGCTGGCCGCGACGCTGTCGGCGATCGGGTAG
- a CDS encoding threonine ammonia-lyase, protein MDLVTLDDIRAAAERITSGVVRTPLLPCPWADSGRPLWLKPETLQPIGAFKIRGAVNAIARLDDDARRRGVVAYSSGNHAQAVAYAAAQEGIAAHIVMPRSTPQIKIDNTRSYGAEVVLCGDGQRERVAYEIVAERGAVLVPPFDHPDIIAGQGTIGLEIAEDLPDVDVVLVPVSGGGLASGIASAVTALRPDAKVIGVEPELAADTRESLRSGSLVDWSIEARNRTIADGLRSQPSELTFAHLSAHLHDLVTVTEDEIRSAMAVLARKGRLVAEPSGAVALAAFLYHAGELPEGRTVVVVSGGNVDPVLLSDVLSRSLDEE, encoded by the coding sequence GTGGATCTGGTGACACTCGACGACATTCGCGCCGCAGCGGAGCGGATCACCTCCGGCGTGGTCCGGACGCCCCTGCTGCCGTGCCCGTGGGCGGACTCCGGAAGGCCGTTGTGGCTCAAACCGGAGACGCTCCAGCCCATCGGCGCGTTCAAGATCAGGGGTGCTGTCAACGCCATCGCGCGGCTCGACGACGACGCGCGTCGTCGCGGTGTGGTGGCCTACTCCAGCGGTAATCACGCGCAGGCGGTCGCCTACGCGGCGGCGCAGGAGGGCATCGCCGCGCACATCGTGATGCCCCGGTCCACACCGCAGATCAAAATCGACAACACCCGGTCGTACGGGGCGGAGGTCGTTCTCTGCGGCGACGGGCAGCGGGAGCGGGTGGCGTACGAGATCGTCGCCGAACGCGGTGCCGTGCTCGTGCCGCCGTTCGACCACCCGGACATCATCGCCGGTCAGGGCACCATCGGCCTTGAGATCGCCGAGGACCTTCCTGACGTCGATGTCGTGCTGGTGCCGGTCAGCGGCGGCGGGCTCGCCTCGGGCATCGCGTCGGCCGTGACAGCGCTGCGCCCGGACGCGAAGGTGATCGGGGTCGAGCCGGAACTCGCCGCCGACACGCGCGAGAGCCTGCGCTCGGGATCGCTTGTGGACTGGTCGATCGAGGCCCGCAACCGCACCATCGCGGACGGCCTTCGCTCCCAGCCCTCCGAGTTGACGTTCGCACATCTGTCGGCCCACTTGCACGACCTCGTCACCGTGACCGAGGACGAAATCCGCTCCGCCATGGCCGTGCTGGCGCGCAAGGGCAGGCTGGTCGCCGAGCCGAGCGGTGCCGTCGCGCTGGCCGCGTTCCTGTATCACGCGGGCGAGTTGCCCGAGGGGCGTACGGTGGTTGTGGTGTCCGGCGGCAATGTGGACCCCGTCCTGCTGTCGGACGTGCTGAGCCGATCCCTTGACGAGGAGTGA
- the rpsR gene encoding 30S ribosomal protein S18: protein MVKRDPRVPRRKRNLLRVNGVVEADWKDTALLRQFISDRGKIRSRRVTGLSPQEQKQVATAIKNAREMALLPYPTPRRM from the coding sequence ATGGTCAAGCGTGATCCGCGCGTCCCGCGACGCAAGCGGAATCTGCTGAGAGTCAACGGGGTCGTCGAGGCCGACTGGAAGGACACGGCGTTGCTTCGCCAGTTCATCTCCGACCGCGGCAAGATCCGCTCCCGGCGCGTGACGGGCCTGAGTCCGCAGGAACAGAAGCAGGTCGCGACCGCGATCAAGAACGCCCGCGAGATGGCGCTGCTCCCCTACCCCACGCCCCGGCGGATGTGA
- a CDS encoding YbaB/EbfC family nucleoid-associated protein — protein sequence MSEKNLPSLDDLLAQSDQVDRRLLAHRGQAADQRVKAQDDWGLAEVVVDSRGRVLEVAINADLAARTNLADLAEAVLQAARAAQSRAEALS from the coding sequence ATGAGCGAGAAGAACCTGCCGTCACTCGACGACCTGCTCGCACAGTCGGACCAGGTCGATCGCCGCCTTCTCGCCCATCGCGGACAGGCCGCCGATCAGCGCGTCAAGGCGCAGGACGACTGGGGGCTCGCCGAGGTCGTCGTCGATTCGCGAGGCCGCGTGCTCGAAGTGGCGATCAACGCCGACCTCGCGGCACGGACGAATCTCGCCGACCTTGCCGAAGCCGTGCTCCAGGCGGCACGTGCCGCCCAGTCTCGCGCCGAGGCCCTGTCCTGA
- the rpmG gene encoding 50S ribosomal protein L33 — protein MARNEVRQLVKLRSTAGTGYTYVTRKNRRNDPERLVLRKYDPVVRRHVEFKEDR, from the coding sequence ATGGCCCGCAACGAGGTGCGCCAGCTCGTCAAGCTTCGTTCGACAGCGGGCACCGGCTACACGTACGTGACGCGCAAGAACCGCCGCAACGATCCCGAGCGCCTTGTGCTGCGCAAGTACGACCCCGTCGTCCGGCGGCACGTCGAGTTCAAGGAGGACCGTTGA
- a CDS encoding TetR/AcrR family transcriptional regulator → MSAGTAADDTRSRLLATALRLFSKHGVGGTSLQMIADELGVTKAAVYYHFKTKDEITEAVAAPALQELLARMDEAERQRTRGAQIDQALSGFVDIIVRYRSLIALFNSDPGIMRAIERSLDGVENFAARMRTLLAGPDPDLATAINVNVMLAGLALAGGAPEQADLDDETLRTHLFDIGRRMLGRPKRRGARAEDKS, encoded by the coding sequence ATGAGTGCCGGAACCGCTGCGGATGACACCCGGTCCCGCCTGCTTGCCACGGCGTTGCGGCTGTTCAGCAAGCACGGCGTCGGGGGGACGTCGCTTCAGATGATCGCCGACGAACTCGGCGTGACAAAGGCGGCCGTCTACTACCACTTCAAGACCAAGGACGAGATCACGGAGGCTGTCGCGGCCCCCGCGCTCCAGGAACTCCTCGCCCGCATGGACGAGGCCGAGCGGCAACGCACCCGGGGTGCGCAGATCGATCAGGCGCTCAGCGGTTTCGTGGACATCATCGTGCGGTACCGGTCGCTCATCGCGTTGTTCAACAGCGACCCCGGGATCATGCGTGCCATCGAGAGGTCGCTCGACGGTGTCGAGAACTTCGCCGCGCGGATGCGGACCCTGCTCGCGGGGCCCGACCCCGACCTGGCCACGGCCATCAACGTCAACGTGATGCTGGCCGGTCTCGCACTCGCCGGTGGCGCGCCGGAGCAAGCGGACCTCGACGACGAAACGCTGCGCACCCATCTCTTCGACATCGGACGGCGGATGCTCGGCAGACCGAAGCGGCGAGGCGCGAGAGCCGAAGACAAGTCCTGA
- the ykgO gene encoding type B 50S ribosomal protein L36 codes for MKVRRSLRSLKQKPGSQVVRRRGKVYVINKRNPRFKARQG; via the coding sequence ATGAAGGTGCGCAGGTCGTTGCGGTCGCTCAAGCAGAAGCCCGGGTCTCAGGTGGTCCGGCGGCGCGGCAAGGTTTATGTGATCAACAAGCGGAATCCGCGGTTCAAGGCGCGCCAGGGCTGA